In the genome of Bremerella sp. JC817, one region contains:
- a CDS encoding sugar phosphate isomerase/epimerase translates to MKFGMNLLLWSGDPDDSLLPVIEELKNMGYDGVEVPLFNLDVDKWAKYGEKIKALDLKCTAVTVRNLEDNPISADAAVRAKGVELNKKTLDCCAALGAETLVGPYHSAIGHFSGAGPTADEWKWGVDSMRQVAEYAGDVKVMLGVEALNRFECYLLNVHKDSARFVREVDHPNCKMMYDTFHSNIEEGDIAQAIRDCSDVLHHVHISENNRATPGTGHVDFDTNFDTLKEVGYDGWMVVEAFGLALPEIAAATKIWRKMFDTELQLAKDGLELMKREVAKRW, encoded by the coding sequence ATGAAATTTGGCATGAACTTGTTGCTTTGGTCCGGCGATCCCGATGACAGCTTGCTGCCGGTGATCGAAGAATTGAAGAACATGGGTTACGACGGGGTCGAAGTTCCACTGTTCAACTTGGACGTCGACAAGTGGGCCAAGTATGGCGAGAAGATCAAGGCGCTGGATCTGAAGTGTACCGCCGTTACGGTTCGTAACCTGGAAGACAACCCGATCAGCGCCGACGCTGCCGTGCGTGCCAAAGGTGTCGAACTGAACAAGAAGACGCTCGACTGCTGTGCTGCCCTGGGGGCGGAAACGTTGGTTGGTCCATATCACTCGGCCATCGGGCACTTCAGTGGTGCCGGCCCGACTGCAGACGAATGGAAGTGGGGCGTCGATTCGATGCGTCAAGTTGCCGAATACGCCGGCGACGTGAAGGTCATGCTCGGCGTCGAAGCGCTCAACCGCTTTGAATGTTACCTGTTGAACGTGCATAAAGACTCGGCCCGGTTCGTGCGTGAAGTCGATCACCCCAACTGCAAGATGATGTACGACACCTTCCACTCGAACATCGAAGAAGGGGACATCGCCCAGGCCATTCGCGATTGCTCGGACGTGCTGCACCACGTGCACATCTCTGAAAACAATCGTGCCACGCCAGGCACCGGGCATGTCGATTTCGATACCAACTTCGACACGTTGAAAGAAGTGGGCTACGACGGCTGGATGGTGGTCGAAGCATTTGGTCTCGCTTTGCCGGAAATTGCCGCCGCGACCAAGATCTGGCGCAAGATGTTCGATACCGAACTGCAACTGGCGAAGGATGGTTTGGAACTGATGAAGCGCGAAGTCGCCAAACGCTGGTAA
- a CDS encoding histidine phosphatase family protein gives MLRIVLVRPGQTEYDFQGRIRSRLAVPLTEEGTRQASEMVEQLQAIQIEAIYCGPCQACMQTAEAFAKTLGKKVRQMDSLANLNAGLWQGKLITEVKQNQPTVYRLWQENPEAVCPPQGETLGEVRLRVQNALDKIWKKHQKGDGTVIVVAPEPLASIIRSEILQTDFGDLWQAERRCGWWELIQYEKNAVVSKV, from the coding sequence ATGTTGCGTATAGTGCTTGTTCGTCCTGGCCAAACTGAATACGATTTCCAAGGTCGTATTCGTAGTCGTTTGGCGGTTCCTTTGACCGAAGAAGGAACCCGTCAGGCTTCGGAGATGGTAGAGCAGCTCCAAGCCATTCAAATCGAAGCAATCTATTGTGGGCCCTGTCAGGCCTGCATGCAGACGGCGGAAGCGTTTGCCAAGACGCTGGGTAAGAAAGTACGCCAGATGGACTCTCTGGCGAATCTGAATGCCGGTCTCTGGCAGGGAAAGCTGATCACCGAGGTCAAGCAAAACCAGCCGACGGTCTATCGACTGTGGCAGGAAAACCCAGAGGCGGTCTGTCCCCCCCAAGGGGAGACTTTGGGCGAGGTGCGCTTGCGTGTCCAGAACGCCTTAGACAAGATATGGAAAAAGCATCAAAAAGGGGACGGCACCGTGATCGTCGTTGCCCCAGAACCTCTGGCATCCATCATTCGCAGCGAGATCCTGCAAACCGACTTCGGTGATTTGTGGCAGGCCGAACGTCGATGTGGATGGTGGGAATTGATCCAGTATGAAAAAAACGCAGTCGTCTCCAAAGTCTAA
- a CDS encoding SMC-Scp complex subunit ScpB: MTDDEDQFDLAAMFAEDADDGGLSLDALSATYAEALGNRPAPFQEEKEAEAEEPHEDESTAEALSRLADEAEADDPCELSPTTILEAILFVGNPANDKLTAEKAASVMRGVKPDEIDDLVDQLNRKYLAEGCPYEITSVGGTYRMALRDEFRPLREKFYGKVREAKLSQPAIDVLTLVAYNQGATREEVDDMRSKPSGPILNQLVRRRLLRVQPDPEDKRTKRYTTTERFLQLFGLTTIDDLPQPQSWDD, from the coding sequence ATGACCGACGACGAGGACCAATTCGATCTCGCAGCGATGTTCGCGGAAGATGCCGACGATGGCGGGCTTTCGTTGGATGCGTTATCGGCCACCTATGCCGAAGCCCTCGGCAACCGCCCTGCTCCGTTTCAGGAGGAAAAAGAGGCGGAAGCGGAAGAGCCGCACGAAGACGAATCGACCGCCGAAGCCCTTTCTCGCCTGGCTGATGAAGCCGAAGCGGACGATCCGTGCGAACTTTCGCCGACGACGATTCTGGAAGCGATCTTGTTTGTCGGGAATCCGGCAAACGATAAGCTGACCGCCGAAAAAGCAGCATCGGTGATGCGTGGTGTGAAGCCAGACGAGATCGACGACCTGGTCGATCAGCTCAATCGAAAGTATCTGGCCGAAGGGTGCCCTTACGAAATCACGTCGGTTGGTGGCACGTATCGAATGGCTCTGCGAGACGAGTTCCGCCCGCTGCGCGAGAAGTTCTATGGCAAGGTTCGCGAAGCCAAGCTGTCGCAGCCGGCAATCGATGTGCTGACGCTCGTTGCCTACAACCAAGGGGCGACACGCGAAGAAGTTGACGACATGCGGTCCAAGCCGAGCGGCCCAATTTTGAACCAACTCGTTCGTCGCCGTTTGCTCCGCGTGCAGCCAGATCCTGAAGACAAACGAACCAAACGCTACACGACGACCGAACGTTTTCTGCAACTGTTCGGCCTGACGACAATCGACGATTTACCCCAGCCACAGTCGTGGGACGACTAG
- the rpe gene encoding ribulose-phosphate 3-epimerase, with protein MSRRSHLARLRQQAPVILPSVLSSDFSDMRGEVEKLEAAGVQALHLDVMDGNFVPNLTYGMPIVAAFRKLTELPLDVHLMIENPERYIRQFYEAGADIITIHEEAAGSDTGKILEEIKSLGCGAGVTINPDIPVERVLPFVDKADLILIMSVNAGFGGQAFNPVALEKLKTLREVAPPELLLEVDGGVNLETVQACTEAGADLLVIGSAIFNQSDYGAAIDELYRTAQVSN; from the coding sequence ATGTCCCGTCGTTCGCATCTTGCACGACTTCGCCAACAAGCCCCAGTCATCTTGCCATCAGTGCTGTCGTCTGACTTTAGCGATATGCGCGGTGAGGTAGAGAAGCTGGAAGCCGCTGGCGTGCAAGCACTTCATTTGGACGTGATGGATGGAAATTTCGTCCCCAATTTGACTTACGGAATGCCCATTGTCGCTGCGTTTCGCAAGTTGACAGAACTTCCGCTCGATGTCCATTTGATGATCGAGAATCCGGAACGATATATCCGACAGTTCTACGAGGCGGGCGCGGATATTATTACGATTCATGAGGAGGCTGCTGGCAGCGATACCGGCAAGATTCTCGAAGAGATCAAAAGCCTGGGATGTGGTGCTGGCGTGACCATCAACCCCGATATCCCGGTCGAGAGAGTTCTGCCTTTCGTTGACAAGGCAGACTTGATACTAATCATGAGTGTTAACGCAGGGTTCGGCGGGCAGGCGTTTAACCCTGTGGCCTTAGAGAAGCTTAAAACCTTGCGAGAAGTGGCCCCACCGGAACTCCTGTTGGAGGTAGATGGCGGCGTGAACCTGGAAACCGTTCAGGCTTGTACCGAAGCAGGGGCCGATCTTCTAGTAATAGGATCAGCGATTTTCAATCAATCGGATTACGGTGCTGCGATCGACGAGCTCTATCGCACTGCCCAAGTTTCGAACTAA